The genomic window tacgctgggagacagtactaacaacgataatggatgcaaatttatcaaatatgtttatgacaacagattaactgtgtatattatggatacccaaactcatttattgggaggcagacttgattatgtaatgggtagaaaccttgtgcaagataggatggaatgttcgttggtaaatcacttggttagtgatcactatgcagtttctgcttcctatgaggtatagTGTGATGTACCCaagagacatcagagacggaaaatgaatattccatatggcttgcacgaCCACTTTGTATTTCAaactggtatcaagattacaaaatAAAGAAAGTAGAAGCCAtctgcagagatctcgttgatacgattgctacatactacgacacatgggtgtgttggggaacaggtcgtaagcctagcagaagtgagcaacacctaccaccacccaagtgggtccttgaccccgtatttgttaaagaacatgaacgagtaaagcaacttggagatacatacaaacgaaccaaagcacaaggtgacttgcatgcatttcttgtcgcaaatagagaggtgagagacatgagcaacgtcatacgtaataaacattgggaagagttcctacaaagtataaatgagcaaacaacacttgttgaagtttgggaaaagatacgaaaaatctctagaagcaacccaaccaaaccactgcaccacagcccactagaacaagcaaacattctccttgatcaatgggcactaacaacgatggaggcctcgtagcctggtggatagcgcgcaggactcgtaattctgtggtgcgggttcgattcccgcacgaggcagaaacaaatgggcaaagtttctttcaccctgaatgcccctgttacctagcagtaaataggtacctgggtgttagtcagctgtcacgggctgcttcctgggggtggaggcctggtcgaagaccgggccgcggggacactaaagccccgaaatcatctcaagataacctcaagataacgaaccatcaatcttgcctgtacagctattgaCGTGTCTgatcttaatgatgtaactgaatgggaattgaatcatgcactaaagatgggcaaaTTAACTgttcctggagaggatggtattacttacagtcttctgagattagtctcacacgtaccaggtaatccactattagtgctgtacagaatgagtttaagtgaaggagtattacctgatgcttggacaaagagtgtcattgttcccatccccaaaccacactcagataattatagacccatatctctaacatcgtgtgttcgtAAAGTGCTTGAATGTAttattcttaaccgactcatgtatcgtatacaggggcacctgtcaccccaactgtttggatttatgcctgggctcagtacacaacactgttttgctgagtacttcgcacatattgaagcttcccctcaagcagtcttcatcgacctagcagcagcttttgatacagcaaacagggaaatcatactagaacagtttgctgagctgggaatacaaggaaaattactgaaatggataaagggctctttgtctaatcgaacagcatatgttcgaactttgaactgggaactccacaaggaggagtcctcctccttatccctcctgggctgaggtatgctgaattctgtaattactatatgagtactggaacacttgatgatatattggacttgtacccaagattgaccatgtaatgtatcaattatacaatgtatatatgtgatttaactatataacctgagcttgtaaaagcaccttaatcaccttcagtgattaattgcttaattgcacactagtttttctatcagttatttcaccctgtcagagtaagagagacaaatgtatgtgtatgcatgtgcgtgtatatatgtatatgtatgtatatgtgtgtgtatgtatatgtatgtatataaagtatatgtggaagcagatcagaattacatttcacctttgtaaatgcacattaatgacgctatgtaaaagacacaacgaacactttatgtagggcatacgtaaatctgcgtatctatgtatttacgtatgtaggttagcttggcattttaaaagcactagaatcaccttctgtggttgattgttcaataaatccctgaactatatgtttaacaaatctccaaccctgtccacggaggacagaagaaaatgtatatatgctggttagcattgtaaatgtatggccaggtctgtggtaggaaaaaaaTGGACTAACAGGGATGTGTATTGTACTGTTTCCTAAACTATCTGCCGGTGAATATGAtccgtgtgttgcacacaccattGGCTAATGGATAAAGATTGgacaaatttagatttagaaacgacctgggtaaatactggttcggtaacagggttgtcgaTTTGTGGGACTAATTACCtggtaacataatagacgtaggtttcttggattgtttcaagcgcaggttatatatatatatatatatatatatatatatatatatatatatatatatatatatatatatatatatatatatatatatatatatatatatatattgtgacgataatctccttcaagagagattgagcctgctcttccctcctaagtacgtccctatacaactaataacaacaataacaactaatatggaagatatatccaacaaatacaacaccaaggtttgcccagagggcaaacgtattcagcaccaggaacacctgctccacctccgccactctAACCAGCGAACTACTTGTTCGTCGCCTgcacatcgctgattggctggtgccgtcGCACCTGcttcctccacccgccacactacctgatgtctggggccaccacgacctacagccctcagaatatcccgtgctttacacaagttaacacgtctcattggtagactaagctctggcttacgtgtactaagagaggtggcagcttaaagccaatattcctgcaaccaTATATCTCATTGTATAttattcacttgttattacttacttgtcttaacgtaacttttctttttgccagtgattattcttattattttgtttgattgacttATGTTAcacttttatgtccattttattcatgttttgcttttctaacgtaattaaaatttcattgttaaatttacttgtgttttgtgtgtcttcccattaccttaccacagatgaaagttccatattttctctttttgtttctttatgtgacgaggccatacccctagcttttgaaacagccgaacaccaacgcgttaccgtcacaatatatatatatatatatatatatatatatatatatatatatatatatatatatgtatatatatgtatatatatatatatatatatatatatatatatatatatatatatatatatatatatatacacatatatatatatatatatatatatatacattatatatatatatatatgtgtatatatatatatatatgtgtatatatatatatatatatatatatatatatatatatatatatatatatatatatatatgaatgagtttgggtgggtataaataggagctgccaagTATGGGCCAGTACACCTTCTATAGCTTCCTAAATTTTTATGTTCTCATGTTAGCGCTTGGCTGAAGGACAGAAATCATTTTTCGTTGACTGTTGAACCACAAATGTTTCTAGCAGCGGGTTATGTTGAATATTTTAaatgatacatatatatttttttaatctaTATATTTCGCCGAAATGTGCAAGTTAATTTTCAAGATTTTTGTATCTGGTGCAAAGATTTACAAAGACAATTTGGGTACATAATACTATTGAAATCTATTTTTTCTGAAACTGATACAGTTTACAACCTACAAACATTCTGTATCTTATTGCTGCGTGTTACTTTTGAAGCAAATGTTAATGCTACTTTTCGTGGTGTTAATAGCGCGGCAGCTGTTACTTGTCTTTCTTGTTGGTGTGATGTTACTGACGCGGATATTGTTCCTGGCCTGTAGCCCCCCGAGCTGGCGTAGTTGCTGCTGTAGTTAGTAATGAGGCTGTAGTGCACAGCAACCACACCGCTGCACCCTGCATGCTGGCCTGAGAAGCAGCACCAGCCGACACTTGTAGCTCAATGCTCAGGTGCTCCAGTGTGACGAGGCTATAAGGAGAGTGTGGAGGGGCCGCGCAGGGTGCTCAACAAAGCCACTAGGCTTTGCTGTAGGCGGGCCACACCTGACCTGCGCAGGTCTTGAACTGTGTCTGAAAAGAAAAATAAGTTTAAGGTACTaaaacataaatttaatttatcaatataATTATGAAAACAAGTTTATTTTATCCTTTTGACTATACAAAGTTTCAGCCGTCGTAATTATAATGATCTAATTTCACCAGATTAAAGAAATATAAAGGGTAATAGGTTATAATAATTCACACTACGCTTGAGAATATGACTGGGGAAAACATGAGTTTCTATTGTTTATATAATGTTTATAACACAGTCTACTGGTggagatactgagggtactggtggagaTACTGAAAGTACTGGTGGAGATACTGATAGTACTGGTGGAGATACTGATAGTACTGGTGGAGATATTGAGAGTACTGGTGGAGATACTGAGAGTACTGGTGGAGATACTGAGAGTACTGGTTGAGATATTGAGAGTACTGGTGGAGATACTGAAAGTACTGGTGGAGATACTGATAGTACTGGTGGAGATACTGATAGTACTGGTGGAGATACTGATAGTACTGGTGGAGATACTGAGAGTACTGGTGGAGATACTGAGAGTACTGGTggagatactgagggtactggtggagaTACTGATAGTACTGGTGGAGATACTGATAGTACTGGTGGAGATACTGAGAGTACTGGTGGAGATACtgagagtactggtagagatactGAGAGTACTGGTGGAGATACTGAGAGTACTGGTGGAGGTACTGAGAGTACTGGTGGAGATACTGAGAGTACTGGTGGAGATACTGAGAGTACTGGTGGagacactgagagtacctgtcttacgaattacgtctgaatttggccgtttgcctgtTTGGCCgataatggacgtaatttgataatagaaaataaattttggatttttttccaaaacagcaatttaagggtcctctggtaggttaggagggcaagaaattcctcctaaggttccaaaacgtcatgaaaaccgttaattgaaagtttcccctCCTAATCTAACCGAATAAGCCAGGGGACCCaaagcagaaaacgggacagcatgtcactttcgtgagccgatagcacacgagcgaaaagcgacgtaattttaagAAGACGGGTTGTTCTCCACCAGAGTACTGTCGGAGACGCTGAGAGTACAGGTGGAGACATAGAGGGACGTCGTAAGTACTCACCATTGAGGCGTTATTGGCAACACACTGCACCAGCAGCTTGGGGCTTGGCAGGAAgcctgggggtggtggagggccggTGCCTGTAGGCTTCTGGCACGCTGTGTACATCATTCAGAAAATATAATTAGAATCAGGGATCTTATGTTATTTTATACGTAAagttgatatttacattggtaattAATGCTGCTGCTTTAAATTTCATATCGGGAGTTATTACTCATAATATTTATAGAATATCTTAGAGGAATAttgataaattaatttaattatacataaGATTTTTGTCAATGATATTTGATGATCAAAGTTTTTCAAATTAGTTTGAAATTTTACTAGGTCCTCATAACCAGCtttatccaatatatatttttaacaaaTTTAACTACTGAACAACGCTCAAAATGTTGTCCAGTGCATAAATATACAGAAAGGGAGACTTGGCAAACGGTGTATTTACATGTGTCGTTGGCGTTGACCTGGGCGTCGAGGAGAGTCCCGAAGCAAACTTTGGTAGCGTCCTTAACCGAGTCCTTGATGGCCTGGCAGGTGGCGGCGTCCACGGTGCTCGGACACAAGCACGCAACTGTAAGGCAGATAGACAGCTACAACCTTCTCCAACCATTACGCCCCGACGAAGTCTTTGACAATATGGGGGAATTATTAAGCATATTTATGACAAGAAACATGATCACAGTGACGGGTGGAGTGAGCCAGAGAAGGGAGTGGATTGAGCCTGGGAAGGAGTGGAGTGAGCCAGGGAAGGGGTGGAGTGAGCCAGGGAAGGGGTGGAGTGAGCCAGAGAAGGGAGTGGATTGAGCCTGGGAAGGAGTGGAGTGAGCCAAGGAAGGGGTGGAGTGAGCCTGGTAACTGGTGGATTAGGAAGAAAGACAAGATGCTCGAGTGTGTGGTCCCTACCCATTTTTCCCTTGAAGCAAGGTGGTGGCATAtctgggggaggtccacctgggCCACCTGAAGGAGGAGGTGGTCTGCTAGCCTGGGGTGAGGCGCAAGCAGCCCCCACAAGAAGCACCACCGTCAACATGAAGACCTTCATCACGGAGCTGATTCACTGCGGGTAGTGGACACATACATTAGTCTCTTGAACAGACACGCAACAGCAAcgataataatataaattaaattaatatgtaAATGGTGGACATAAttgtaataaaatattattactttcaaaGCATATAAAAGTTCACATAAAGTTCAGTGGTATACACAATCAATAAAATAGTACACAAGAAAAGTTGTTCTTTTGATAATCCCAGTCTACAAGATGGCTACACCAGACGGAGGTGGAACACAGCCATGACACGAACATTGTTCATATTCAGCGTACACTCCTTTGACCTGACTGGTGACAAGGGTGCTCTAGCAATATATTTTATTCATTACTAGGGGGGGGGTCGtacccggcgttgcccgggtctgactgtctgtctcccATCCATCTATCTCTTTATCTATCCATACATCTAGGAGGGGTACCCGACGGTGCTCCCCTCGTCGTTCCAACCCTTCCCTATTCCCTCGTGCTCTCCACTCTTCCCCTCCTCCACCCATCCCTCCCCCTGTCCTCAACACTCCCCTCTCCCCTTGTCCTCGCCATCCTCCCCATTGCCTCTACCTTTCCTCCCTCTCGCTCTTCCCCACGTCCTATTCTCTCTGATAGATTATTGAAAACAGTGAATGTCAAAGTTCCATCTATTAAGCCTGAGCTCTTGTTAATCAGTTCTTGATGCTTGGGACAAGATTTAGAACGACAAACTAAATGTGAGGCTACGACGAAAGGCTACATGTAGAGagtgaggttgttgttgttgttaaagattcgctacctgaaacaaaaagttcctggtaacacgggctatggtgagcccgtagtgccttgccGCGACGAGGGACACGGACGGTAGGTGAAGGACACGGAAGGGAGGTGTGGAACGAGGACGAGGGAGAAGGACGTGAGGTGTGGGACGAGGACGAGAAATTGAGTGTAAATGTGTTGGGTTCTCTCTTGCTGGAGTTAGTCTACTTGTCATAACTGTGGTCATTATGTTTCTAAATGGTACATAAAGTATGTTATTTCTAGCATCAGATTCATACTAAGATATTTTTGGTAACAGCAAGAGTTGCGTCACGTGCTTCTCTGTAAAGTCTCAACGAGGACGCAAGAAATAAGATCTGGATGGTGTCGGACCAGCGAGGGGCTCACCTGAGCTGGGCTGAAGAACAAGAGCGTTGGGATACCTGGCCGTCTGTGTCTCCTTCAGCATCTGCTCGGGTTTATATACGGTTGAGGCTGCGTACTCTGCACCGTCACTAATGAGTGTGCACCTGCTTCGGGCTCCGTCCGACCTTCAATCACCGATTGTCTCACTACCAAGAGTAAACCTGTCGCTGGCCCCATACTCACCACCTGTCTACCAAGAGTAAACCTGCAGTTGGCCCCATACTCACCACATGTCTACCAAGAGTAAACCTGCAGTTGGCCCCATACTCACCACCTGACTCACTACCAAGAGTAAACCTGCAGCTGGCCCCATACACATCACCTGTCTACCAAGAGTAAACCTGCAGTTGGCCCCATACTCACCACCTGTCTACCAAGAGTAAACCTGTCGCTGGCCCCATACTCACCACCTGTCTACCAAGAGTAAACCTGTAGCTGGCCCCATACTCACCACCTGTCTCACTACCAAGAGTAAACCTACAGCTGGCTAATTAATCACATTTATCCTTCCTAATGAAAAAATACTGTGTTTACACCATCATACTTACCAATAGACCACGGTACTCATCCAGTAgtgtttgcagaggttgagcttcggctctttgtatGGACTCAACAGGTTCACAATCTTCTTTTCACCTCAGGTTTCAGTTAATGTCTCCAGATGTCCCACTGGTTGTCAAGTATTCTATTGGAGACATTTGTCTTATACAATAGACTGAATTTAAGTATGAAAGCTGAACAAGAAAGTCTGGTCAGCCAGACTTGAGGCTGATCAAGAAAAGTCAAAATTTAAGTTGATAAGACCAGAATTAAAGCAGGAAAAAACTAACAAGAGGAAATTAGAGCAGAATACCATACAAGACAAATACTAGGCTCGCTGAGCAAAGGACGGCAAGGGGGAATTTCTGGAAACACCAACAATAGTTCACCATCGAGACGTCAATATGTCTATGGAATGAGACGCCTATTTTTATATCAGAAGAGGCCGAAGTATATTTCAGccactttaaaaaaaaagcattctTAAAACAATGGCCAGTGGATGACTGGGCCCAGTTGTTGCAAGCACAATTTACAGGATTGGTGACGGAGGCCGTCTAACCAGTTAACCTTGGACGAATGTCGAGATTACGAAATAGTGAAGGATAGCGTTTAAAACTCATTTACGCTTACACTCGAAAATTATAGAAAGaggcttaaagagatggtaaaatCACAAGGGCAGACATGCAGAAACAGCCAGAGACTTAAAGCATAGGTTCCGGAGATGGTTAAGTTCGGTTGGGGTAACAATCTATGAGGAATTAGAACAGCTCATGATAATGGAAAATTTGTGACAATGACGCACCCTGACACCAGATTTAAAATCCAGGAAGCAGGAATTAGACATGTGGCAGAAGCGGCAGACATTAtaactcatccctttgtgtgtattttacctcaataaacttatttcaattgtaACCGAGCTGCATAAAGAATACCGGAGCAGCCTATCCAAGGCAAGGAAAAACAGAATATTGGTGGACCGATTTGTTCAGACAACAGAGAGCAGAGATACACCAAACCGTACAGCCGGTGAGGGGCCCAGCGCTGGCAAGTCATGTAATCCAGAGCTCTCTGGGACGCCGCAGCCACCATAACCATATGAAATATGCCTTCCTATTCACATTTATTTTTGGTGAGAATGATTCTATTATAtctatcaacttgagaatggttatCATTTTAGGTTTGGATGTGTCTCTTACTGACATTGACAAACACTTTAAATTTTCTTTAAATTTGGCTTCAAACAAATATAAACTGAATGACTGGTAGTGTTACAGAGAAAATTAATAGTGAAAGGCTTAAGATGAGCTCAGGAGTGTGGAAGGAAGAGCTCTAAGCCTCCTGGCAGGAATCACATATCATCTGCCTCTACCTACATgtgtaaaaatg from Procambarus clarkii isolate CNS0578487 chromosome 94, FALCON_Pclarkii_2.0, whole genome shotgun sequence includes these protein-coding regions:
- the LOC123747198 gene encoding uncharacterized protein, with translation MKVFMLTVVLLVGAACASPQASRPPPPSGGPGGPPPDMPPPCFKGKMVACLCPSTVDAATCQAIKDSVKDATKVCFGTLLDAQVNANDTSCQKPTGTGPPPPPGFLPSPKLLVQCVANNASMTQFKTCAGQVWPAYSKA